The Bos taurus isolate L1 Dominette 01449 registration number 42190680 breed Hereford chromosome 18, ARS-UCD2.0, whole genome shotgun sequence genome has a window encoding:
- the LOC101910047 gene encoding LOW QUALITY PROTEIN: zinc finger protein 551 (The sequence of the model RefSeq protein was modified relative to this genomic sequence to represent the inferred CDS: inserted 3 bases in 2 codons; substituted 2 bases at 2 genomic stop codons), with the protein MKFEDVAIDFSQEEWGLLDEAQRLLYYSVMLENFALVASLGCCHGTEDEEAPSEQSLSVEAESQVGVSKAGPSIQKIHPCEMCVPILKDILHQAEHXTVYSFQKPXLGGTCLRHFCSSADFHWQHRDDSGEKPWERDVERVSFVRSCHLFVSGKPFTDTGVGEDCPATLGLLQHQATINNEESQSGRKSGQAFHSEKSHYKWGECEKVDSHNHNLVQDQSVCSKERLYQCNKCSKGFNCNYRLVQHQQIHTGQRPYECGECGKFFSQISGLVKHQRIHCGTKPSGCRECGKLFTHNFGLTKHQRIHTGERTCECRKVFSHKSKLIHXQRQLTGGIHSKCDECRKLFCYKSKLIEHQRVHTKERPHECTKCGKTSRHISSLLWHXRVHTGERPYECDECGKSFSYKYDLIQYQRIHSGERPYVCHECGKSFRKLSNLIQHWSVHTGERPYECSVCGKSFSRKFVFIEHQRVHTGERPFECTECGKSFIQKSELIQHQRIHSGTRPYECSECRKSFRQHSGLIHHQRIHSGEKPYECNERGKSFSQNASLIQHQRVHTGGKPYECNECVKSFSRSDSLIQHQRGHTGERPYECSDCEKSFSWKSSLLRHQRVHTGEKS; encoded by the exons GTTGTTGCCATGGAACAGAAGATGAAGAGGCCCCTTCTGAGCAGAGTTTATCTGTAGAAGCAGAGTCACAGGTCGGGGTTTCCAAGGCAGGTCCATCCATCCAGAAGATCCACCCCTGTGAGATGTGTGTCcccattttaaaagatattttacaccaagctgagcactgaacagtATACTCTTTTCAGAAAC GACTGGGGGGTACATGTTTGAGACACTTCTGTTCCAGTGCAGACTTTCACTGGCAGCACAGGGATGACAGTGGAGAGAAGCCCTGGGAAAGAGATGTGGAGAGGGTCTCATTTGTGAGGAGCTGCCACCTCTTTGTGTCAGGGAAGCCTTTCACCGATACGGGAGTTGGGGAGGACTGCCCAGCCACCTTgggccttctccagcaccaggcAACAATCAACAATGAGGAATCACAGAGTGGCAGGAAGAGTGGGCAGGCCTTTCACAGTGAAAAAAGTCATTACAAGTGGGGTGAGTGTGAAAAAGTTGACAGCCACAACCACAATCTTGTTCAAGATCAAAGTGTCTGCTCTAAAGAAAGACTTTATCAGTGTAACAAATGTAGTAAAGGCTTCAACTGCAACTACAGACTTGTTCAGCACCAGCAAATTCACACTGGACAAAGGCCATATGAGTGTGGTGAATGTGGGAAATTCTTTAGCCAAATCTCTGGCCTTGTTAAACACCAGAGAATTCACTGTGGTACAAAGCCTTCTGGATGCAGAGAATGCGGAAAATTATTTACCCACAACTTTGGTCTTACAAAACACcagagaattcacactggagaaaggaCTTGTGAATGCAGAAAAGTCTTCAGTCACAAATCCAAACTCATTCACTGACAGAGACAACTTACTGGAGGAATTCATTCTAAGTGTGATGAATGTAGGAAATTATTTTGCTACAAATCCAAGCTCATTGAACACCAGAGAGTTCACACTAAAGAAAGACCTCATGAATGCACCAAATGTGGGAAGACTTCTAGACACATCTCTAGCCTTTTATGGCA CAGAGTTCACACTGGGGAAAGGCCTTATGAATGCGAtgaatgtgggaaatcttttAGCTACAAATATGACCTCATTCAATACCAGAGAATTCACAGTGGAGAAAGGCCTTATGTGTGCCATGAATGTGGAAAGTCCTTTAGAAAGTTGTCTAACCTCATTCAACACTGGAGTGTTCATACTGGTGAAAGACCATATGAGTGCAGTGTTTGTGGAAAATCCTTTAGTCGCAAATTTGTCTTCATTGAACATCAGagagttcacactggagaaagaCCTTTTGAGTGCACTGAATGTGGAAAATCCTTTATCCAAAAATCTGAGCTCATtcaacatcagagaattcattcTGGCACAAGACCTTATGAGTGCAGTGAATGTAGGAAATCTTTTAGACAACACTCTGGCCTTATTCACCACCAGAGAATTCATTCTGGAGAAAAGCCATATGAGTGTAACGAACGTGGGAAATCCTTTAGCCAAAATGCTAGCCTTATTCAACATCAGAGAGTCCACACTGGAGGAAAGCCATATGAGTGTAACGAATGTGTTAAATCCTTTAGCCGAAGTGATAGCCTCATTCAACACCAGAGAGGTCACACTGGTGAGAGGCCTTATGAGTGCAGTGACTGTGAGAAATCCTTTAGCTGGAAATCTAGCCTCCTTAGACACCAGagagttcacactggagaaaagtCTTAA
- the LOC104968476 gene encoding zinc finger protein 154 — protein sequence MAAAAPKNPLQGSVTFEDVAVYFSWEEWSLLDDAQRRLYHSVMLENLALIISLGCWHGAEDEEASSEQNISVHGMSQVRIPKAGMFSQKAHFCDLDLGDVLHLTEHQRQKLYDIGAWEKHLYFSVKYQPRKQHTGEKYLRSKMGKASFMTNCRLFVLGKSLSCGESTQTRDKSNRRTECGAAFHRGKTHYSPGECTEDFSCRHILSQHQRVLTREKCYTCNECGKSFSKSYSLNDHWRVHTGEKPYECGECGKSFRQSSSLIQHRRVHTGARPHECDECGKLFSNKSNLIKHRRIHTGERPYECSECGKSFSESSALLQHRSVHTGERPYECSECGKFFTYHSSLIKHQRVHSGSRPYECNECGKSFTQNSSLIEHRRVHSGERPYKCSECGKSFSQSSALLQHRRVHTGERPYECNECGKFFTYSSSLLKHQRVHTGSRPYECSECGKSFTQNSSLIKHRRIHTGERPYECSECGKSFSHSSSLIKHRRVHTC from the exons ATGGCAGCGGCAGCCCCGAAGAACCCGCTTCAG GGCAGTGTGACCTTTGAGGATGTGGCTGTGTACTTCTCCTGGGAGGAATGGAGTCTCCTTGATGATGCTCAGAGACGCCTGTACCACAGTGTGATGCTGGAGAACTTGGCACTTATAATCTCCTTGG GTTGTTGGCATGGAGCAGAGGATGAAGAGGCATCTTCTGAACAGAACATTTCTGTACATGGAATGTCACAGGTCAGGATTCCCAAGGCAGGCATGTTCTCCCAGAAGGCCCATTTTTGTGACCTGGACTTGGGAGACGTTTTGCACTTGACTGAGCATCAGAGGCAGAAACTGTATGATATTGGGGCATGGGAGAAACACTTGTATTTCAGTGTAAAGTATCAGCCCCGCAAGCAGCACACTGGAGAGAAATACCTCAGAAGCAAGATGGGCAAAGCCTCATTTATGACCAACTGCAGACTTTTTGTGTTGGGGAAGTCACTTTCTTGTGGGGAGTCCACACAGACCAGGGATAAGTCAAACAGGAGAACTGAGTGTGGAGCAGCCTTTCACAGGGGGAAAACTCATTACAGCCCTGGAGAATGCACTGAAGACTTCAGTTGCAGACATatactttctcagcatcagagagTCCTCACTAGAGAAAAATGCTACACatgtaatgaatgtgggaaatcttttAGCAAAAGCTACAGCCTCAATGACCATTGGAGAGTTCACACAGGAGAAAAGCCTTATGAGTGTGGGGAATGTGGGAAATCCTTTAGACAGAGCTCTAGCCTCATTCAGCATCGGAGAGTTCACACTGGAGCAAGACCTCATGAGTGTGATGAATGTGGAAAATTATTTAGCAACAAATCCAACCTTATTAAACAtcggagaattcatactggagaaagGCCGTATGAGTGTAGTGAATGTGGGAAGTCCTTTAGCGAAAGCTCTGCACTCCTTCAACACCGGAGTgttcacactggagaaaggccttatgagtgcagtgaatgtggaaaattctttacgTACCACTCCAGTCTCATAAAACACCAGAGAGTTCACTCTGGATCAAGGCCCTATGAGTGCAATGAATGTGGAAAGTCCTTTACCCAAAACTCCAGCCTCATTGAACACCGTAGAGTTCATAGTGGAGAAAGGCCTTAcaagtgcagtgaatgtgggaaatcttttAGCCAAAGCTCTGCACTTCTGCAGCATCGGagagttcacactggagaaaggccTTATGAGTGCAATGAATGTGGGAAATTCTTTACTTACAGCTCCAGTCTCTTAAAACACCAGAGAGTTCACACGGGATCAAGGCCTTATGAGTGTAGCGAATGTGGGAAATCTTTTACTCAAAACTCCAGCCTCATTAAACACaggagaattcatactggagaaaggccttatgagtgtagtgaatgtgggaaatcttttAGCCACAGCTCTAGCCTTATTAAACACCGAAGAGTTCACACTTGTTAA